In Streptomyces sp. NBC_00414, a single window of DNA contains:
- a CDS encoding AtuA-related protein, translating into MLLHELAHARSGDKGNVSDITVIVYETADFPLVRERVTAERVRRHFSALLEGDESDVRRYELPHLGALKFVLEGALDGGVTRSLNLDTHGKCLGSLLLGMDIGDVHAEEQEPESSGTRTSHGIWR; encoded by the coding sequence ATGCTTCTGCACGAGCTCGCCCACGCCCGCTCCGGCGACAAGGGCAACGTCTCGGACATCACCGTCATCGTCTACGAGACAGCGGACTTCCCCCTCGTACGGGAACGCGTGACCGCCGAGCGGGTACGGCGCCACTTCTCCGCCCTCCTCGAAGGTGACGAAAGCGATGTGCGGCGTTACGAACTCCCGCACCTGGGCGCGCTGAAATTCGTCCTCGAAGGCGCGCTGGACGGTGGCGTCACCCGCAGCCTCAACCTCGACACACATGGCAAATGCCTCGGGTCGCTGCTCCTCGGCATGGACATCGGTGATGTCCATGCCGAGGAGCAGGAGCCGGAGTCGTCCGGGACCAGAACTTCGCACGGCATATGGAGGTAG
- a CDS encoding metal-dependent hydrolase family protein, producing MGSIDRPASPRRVLFRNGLVADGTGAEPRRGDVVVEGARIIDVGTGLDGDVEVDLEGRSLLPGLIDCHVHVMIASIDTVDRLQAPFSYPFFQAARHLRTLRKIGITHARDAAGADLGVKAALEDGLIDGPRLQIAISMLSQTGGHSDGWLASGNCVENRIAHPGRPRGVVDGVDEMRKAVREIIRAGADVIKVAASGGVMSPRDNPHHAHFGLDELTVAVTEARAAGLPVMAHAQGAVGIKNALRAGVRSIEHGIFLDDEAIELMLEHEAFLVPTLLAPRSVLEAAAKGARLTDATLAKAHEVADTHLASFKKACEAGVTIAMGTDAVGLAPGRNLEELELMATNGLSPSKVLRASTLDAARLLGVSDKYGSIEPGKRADLVVVSGDATDFTCLAHRIDAVYMDGALVESRSG from the coding sequence ATGGGTTCGATCGATCGTCCGGCAAGCCCCAGGCGGGTCCTGTTCCGCAACGGCCTCGTCGCCGACGGCACCGGCGCCGAGCCGCGGCGCGGCGACGTGGTCGTGGAGGGCGCCAGGATCATCGATGTCGGAACCGGTCTGGACGGCGACGTCGAGGTCGACCTGGAGGGGAGATCCCTCCTGCCTGGTCTCATCGACTGCCACGTCCACGTGATGATCGCGAGCATCGACACCGTGGACCGGCTGCAAGCACCCTTCTCCTACCCGTTCTTCCAGGCCGCCCGGCACCTCCGCACGCTGCGGAAGATCGGTATCACCCACGCGAGGGACGCGGCGGGTGCCGACCTGGGAGTGAAAGCCGCCCTGGAGGACGGTCTGATCGACGGGCCCCGGCTGCAGATCGCCATCTCCATGCTCAGCCAGACCGGTGGGCACTCGGACGGCTGGCTGGCCTCCGGGAACTGCGTCGAGAACCGGATCGCCCACCCCGGACGGCCCCGTGGAGTCGTCGACGGCGTCGACGAGATGCGCAAGGCGGTTCGCGAGATCATCCGGGCCGGTGCCGACGTCATCAAGGTCGCCGCATCCGGCGGGGTCATGTCGCCGCGCGACAACCCTCACCACGCTCATTTCGGACTCGACGAGCTGACCGTCGCCGTCACCGAGGCCCGCGCGGCCGGTCTGCCGGTGATGGCCCACGCCCAGGGCGCCGTCGGCATCAAGAACGCGTTGCGCGCGGGGGTGCGATCCATCGAGCACGGCATCTTCCTCGACGACGAGGCCATCGAGCTGATGCTCGAACACGAGGCGTTCCTCGTGCCCACCCTGCTGGCCCCGAGGAGCGTGCTGGAGGCGGCGGCGAAGGGCGCACGGCTGACCGACGCCACCCTCGCCAAGGCCCACGAGGTCGCCGACACCCACCTCGCCTCCTTCAAGAAGGCCTGCGAGGCGGGCGTCACCATCGCCATGGGCACCGACGCGGTCGGGCTCGCGCCAGGCCGCAACCTCGAAGAACTGGAGCTGATGGCGACCAACGGCCTGAGCCCTTCGAAGGTGCTTCGCGCGAGCACCCTGGACGCCGCGCGGCTGCTGGGTGTCTCGGACAAGTACGGCAGCATCGAGCCGGGCAAGCGCGCGGACCTGGTCGTCGTGTCCGGCGACGCCACCGACTTCACCTGCCTGGCCCACCGGATCGACGCCGTCTACATGGACGGTGCGCTGGTGGAGTCACGGTCCGGATGA
- a CDS encoding acyclic terpene utilization AtuA family protein, which translates to MVTLQASGSERSALRIGSGAGFADDRIEPAVQLVEHGDIQYLVFECLAERSVALAELERRRDPDRGYNPWLADRMAAVLPECARRGIRVITNMGAANPRAAGALVTEFARARELRGLSVAVVTGDDVLDRILERPDLPLLEREGTVGSLGERVVSAHAYLGCEGITHALSAGADVVITGRVADPSLYIAPLVHEFGWDTSNWNLIGKGACVGHLMECGAQVTGGYFADPGHKDVPGLADLGFPIAEVHGDGTFRISKVEGSGGQVTTATCTEQLLYEVHDPSAYPSADVVADFSQVRFDESGHDTVLVRGARGRRRPDDLKVSVGYRDGFTGEGQISYAGPNALPRARLALEILRERIEKQGIDPGATRYELIGVDSVSRGLGLGTGTDDPDRLNEVRVRVAGRTDSADQARRIAHEVSAMWLNGPAGGGGVVCSVTERIAIASVFLPRSDVTSSVTFAEV; encoded by the coding sequence ATGGTCACTCTTCAGGCTTCAGGCAGTGAGCGGAGCGCCCTGCGCATCGGCTCCGGAGCCGGCTTCGCCGACGACCGCATCGAGCCGGCCGTACAGCTGGTCGAACACGGAGACATCCAGTACCTCGTCTTCGAATGCCTGGCAGAACGCTCGGTGGCCCTGGCCGAACTGGAGCGGCGCCGGGATCCCGACCGCGGATACAACCCGTGGCTTGCCGACCGCATGGCGGCCGTCCTGCCGGAGTGCGCACGCAGGGGGATCCGCGTCATCACGAACATGGGCGCGGCCAATCCGCGGGCGGCGGGCGCACTCGTCACCGAGTTCGCGCGCGCCAGAGAACTGCGCGGACTGTCGGTGGCCGTGGTGACGGGCGACGATGTACTCGATCGCATCCTTGAGCGACCCGATCTCCCGCTGCTGGAGCGCGAGGGGACCGTCGGCTCCCTGGGCGAGCGCGTGGTGTCGGCCCACGCCTACCTGGGGTGCGAAGGGATCACCCACGCCCTGAGTGCGGGTGCCGATGTAGTGATCACGGGCCGAGTTGCGGACCCTTCGCTATATATTGCACCCCTTGTCCATGAATTCGGCTGGGACACCAGCAACTGGAACCTGATCGGCAAGGGCGCCTGTGTAGGGCACTTGATGGAATGCGGGGCCCAGGTCACAGGCGGCTACTTCGCTGATCCGGGTCACAAGGACGTCCCCGGTCTCGCCGATCTGGGTTTCCCGATAGCCGAGGTGCACGGCGACGGGACCTTCAGGATCAGCAAGGTGGAGGGGTCGGGCGGGCAGGTGACGACCGCCACGTGCACGGAGCAGCTGCTCTACGAGGTGCACGACCCGTCGGCGTATCCGTCGGCCGACGTGGTGGCCGACTTCTCCCAGGTCCGGTTCGACGAGTCCGGCCATGACACCGTGCTGGTCCGCGGCGCACGGGGACGGCGGCGTCCGGACGACCTGAAGGTCTCCGTCGGCTACCGCGACGGATTCACCGGGGAAGGCCAGATCTCCTACGCCGGCCCCAATGCCCTCCCCCGAGCCCGACTGGCACTGGAAATCCTGCGCGAGCGGATCGAGAAGCAGGGCATCGACCCCGGGGCGACACGCTACGAGCTCATCGGCGTCGACTCCGTCAGCCGCGGCCTCGGACTCGGTACCGGTACGGATGATCCGGACCGGCTGAACGAGGTCCGTGTCCGCGTCGCCGGCCGGACCGACTCCGCCGACCAGGCCCGCCGGATCGCGCACGAGGTCAGCGCGATGTGGCTCAACGGCCCCGCCGGCGGCGGCGGTGTGGTCTGTTCCGTCACCGAGCGGATAGCCATCGCCTCGGTGTTCCTGCCCCGCTCCGACGTCACATCGTCGGTCACGTTCGCGGAGGTCTAG